In one Pseudoliparis swirei isolate HS2019 ecotype Mariana Trench chromosome 23, NWPU_hadal_v1, whole genome shotgun sequence genomic region, the following are encoded:
- the LOC130189343 gene encoding zinc finger BED domain-containing protein 4-like: MNASVDPLSQEEWEVLQEACTVLEPFEQVTVEISADSYVTASKMLILCKGVQRVTAEHQTRVTTGKVTELVAALCASMDRKFHRIEYNPILSESTVLDPRFKKLAFHDNRAVDEALQRVTAAAARSGQPTSLPEGQEGEEAAEHEEPQASAVWRFFEERASGDTTRRNPSADSILEVRSYLEEPLFQRSADPLSWWETKASVYPRLTCVMARRLCIVATSVPSERIFSKTGQIITERRNRISPSKLRHLIFLNANLH, from the exons ATGAATGCATCAGTTGATCCTCTGAGCCAAGAGGAATGGGAGGTACTGCAGGAGGCATGCACTGTTCTGGAGCCATTCGAGCAGGTCACTGTGGAGATCAGTGCAGACAG cTATGTCACAGCCTCCAAAATGTTAATCCTCTGCAAAGGTGTGCAGAGAGTGACAGCTGAGCACCAGACCAGAGTAACGACAGGGAAAGTGACAGAGTTAGTGGCTGCTCTCTGTGCATCCATGGACAGAAAGTTCCACAGAATTGAGTATAACCCTATTCTCTCAGAATCCACCGTTCTTGACCCAAGATTCAAGAAGCTGGCCTTTCATGATAACAGAGCGGTTGATGAAGCTCTCCAGAGAGtaactgcagcagcagcaaggtcCGGGCAGCCAACTTCACTGCCAGAGGgccaagagggagaagaagcagcagagcaCGAGGAGCCACAAGCATCTGCTGTTtggaggttctttgaagaacgtgCAAGTGGCGACACTACAAGAAGGAATCCTTCAGCAGATTCGATTCTGGAAGTGAGATCCTACCTTGAGGAGCCCCTTTTCCAGAGAAGTGCAGACCCACTGAGCTGGTGGGAGACCAAGGCTTCAGTGTACCCACGCCTTACTTGTGTGATGGCACGGAGACTATGCATTGTAGCAACGTCAGTCCCCTCAGAGAGAATCTTCTCCAAAACAGGGCAGATCATTACAGAGAGAAGAAACAGGATCAGCCCCTCAAAGCTGAGGCACTTGATCTTTCTCAATGCAAACCTTCACTGA